A genomic segment from Oncorhynchus keta strain PuntledgeMale-10-30-2019 chromosome 9, Oket_V2, whole genome shotgun sequence encodes:
- the zgc:55461 gene encoding beta-tubulin family protein isoform X2: protein MGTLLISKIREEYPDRIMNTFSVVPSPKVSDTVVEPYNATLSVHQLVENTDETYCIDNEALYDICFRTLKLTTPTYGDLNHLVSATMSGVTTCLRFPGQLNADLRKLAVNMVPFPRLHFFMPGFAPLTSRGSQQYRALTVPELTQQMFDAKNMMAACDPRHGRYLTVAAVFRGRMSMKEVDEQMLNVQNKNSSYFVEWIPNNVKTAVCDIPPRGLKMAATFIGNSTAIQELFKRISEQFTAMFRRKAFLHWYTGEGMDEMEFTEAESNMNDLVSEYQQYQDATAEEEGEFEEEGEEELA from the coding sequence ATGGGCACCCTGCTCATCAGCAAAATCCGTGAGGAGTACCCCGATCGTATCATGAACACGTTCAGTGTAGTGCCCTCGCCCAAAGTATCAGACACTGTGGTGGAGCCCTACAATGCCACCCTGTCAGTCCACcagctagtagagaacacagacGAGACCTACTGTATTGACAACGAGGCTCTGTATGACATCTGCTTCCGTACCCTTAAACTTACCACGCCCACCTATGGCGACCTCAACCACCTGGTGTCAGCCACCATGAGCGGGGTCACCACTTGCTTGCGCTTCCCTGGCCAGCTCAACGCTGACCTCCGTAAACTGGCTGTCAACATGGTGCCCTTCCCCCGTCTCCACTTCTTCATGCCGGGCTTCGCCCCCCTGACCAGCAGGGGGAGCCAGCAGTACAGGGCCCTCACTGTGCCCGAGCTCACCCAGCAGATGTTCGATGCCAAGAACATGATGGCGGCTTGCGACCCACGTCACGGCCGTTACCTCACCGTAGCTGCAGTGTTCAGGGGCCGCATGTCCATGAAGGAGGTGGATGAGCAGATGCTGAACGTCCAGAACAAGAACAGCAGCTACTTTGTCGAATGGATCCCCAACAACGTCAAGACCGCTGTCTGCGACATTCCTCCACGCGGCCTCAAGATGGCCGCCACCTTCATCGGCAACAGCACGGCCATCCAGGAGCTGTTTAAGCGCATCTCCGAGCAGTTCACCGCCATGTTCCGTCGTAAGGCCTTCCTCCATTGGTACACCGGGGAGGGTATGGACGAGATGGAGTTCACTGAGGCTGAGAGCAACATGAACGACCTGGTGTCTGAGTACCAGCAGTACCAGGACGCCACCGccgaggaggagggagagtttgaggaggaaggagaggaggagctggcGTAG
- the zgc:55461 gene encoding beta-tubulin family protein isoform X1 — protein sequence MREIVHLQAGQCGNQIGAKFWEVISDEHGIDPTGTYHGDSDLQLERINVYYNEATGGKYVPRAVLVDLEPGTMDSVRSGPFGQIFRPDNFVFGQSGAGNNWAKGHYTEGAELVDSVLDVVRKEAESCDCLQGFQLTHSLGGGTGSGMGTLLISKIREEYPDRIMNTFSVVPSPKVSDTVVEPYNATLSVHQLVENTDETYCIDNEALYDICFRTLKLTTPTYGDLNHLVSATMSGVTTCLRFPGQLNADLRKLAVNMVPFPRLHFFMPGFAPLTSRGSQQYRALTVPELTQQMFDAKNMMAACDPRHGRYLTVAAVFRGRMSMKEVDEQMLNVQNKNSSYFVEWIPNNVKTAVCDIPPRGLKMAATFIGNSTAIQELFKRISEQFTAMFRRKAFLHWYTGEGMDEMEFTEAESNMNDLVSEYQQYQDATAEEEGEFEEEGEEELA from the exons ATGAGGGAAATTGTGCATTTGCAGGCTGGTCAGTGCGGCAACCAAATTGGAGCAAAG TTCTGGGAAGTGATTAGTGACGAACATGGCATCGACCCCACTGGCACATACCATGGGGACAGTGACCTTCAGCTGGAGAGAATTAATGTGTATTACAATGAAGCCACGG GAGGCAAGTATGTCCCCCGTGCGGTGTTAGTGGACTTGGAGCCTGGTACAATGGACTCTGTGAGGTCGGGTCCCTTTGGACAGATCTTCCGACCAGACAACTTCGTCTTCG GCCAAAGTGGAGCTGGAAACAACTGGGCCAAGGGCCACTACACAGAGGGAGCAGAGCTGGTGGACTCTGTTTTGGATGTGGTgaggaaagaggcagagagctgtGACTGTTTACAGGGTTTCCAGCTCACCCACTCCCTGGGCGGGGGCACAGGTTCGGGCATGGGCACCCTGCTCATCAGCAAAATCCGTGAGGAGTACCCCGATCGTATCATGAACACGTTCAGTGTAGTGCCCTCGCCCAAAGTATCAGACACTGTGGTGGAGCCCTACAATGCCACCCTGTCAGTCCACcagctagtagagaacacagacGAGACCTACTGTATTGACAACGAGGCTCTGTATGACATCTGCTTCCGTACCCTTAAACTTACCACGCCCACCTATGGCGACCTCAACCACCTGGTGTCAGCCACCATGAGCGGGGTCACCACTTGCTTGCGCTTCCCTGGCCAGCTCAACGCTGACCTCCGTAAACTGGCTGTCAACATGGTGCCCTTCCCCCGTCTCCACTTCTTCATGCCGGGCTTCGCCCCCCTGACCAGCAGGGGGAGCCAGCAGTACAGGGCCCTCACTGTGCCCGAGCTCACCCAGCAGATGTTCGATGCCAAGAACATGATGGCGGCTTGCGACCCACGTCACGGCCGTTACCTCACCGTAGCTGCAGTGTTCAGGGGCCGCATGTCCATGAAGGAGGTGGATGAGCAGATGCTGAACGTCCAGAACAAGAACAGCAGCTACTTTGTCGAATGGATCCCCAACAACGTCAAGACCGCTGTCTGCGACATTCCTCCACGCGGCCTCAAGATGGCCGCCACCTTCATCGGCAACAGCACGGCCATCCAGGAGCTGTTTAAGCGCATCTCCGAGCAGTTCACCGCCATGTTCCGTCGTAAGGCCTTCCTCCATTGGTACACCGGGGAGGGTATGGACGAGATGGAGTTCACTGAGGCTGAGAGCAACATGAACGACCTGGTGTCTGAGTACCAGCAGTACCAGGACGCCACCGccgaggaggagggagagtttgaggaggaaggagaggaggagctggcGTAG